The following coding sequences lie in one Nitratireductor mangrovi genomic window:
- a CDS encoding carbon-nitrogen hydrolase family protein gives MTRFKAAALQMRSGMDPAENARAFEAMVREAARLGASYVQSPEMTGALVRDRATLRKIIRPQEEDSLAATARRLAAELAITVHLGSTPIALADGKVANRAFLFGPDGALVAIYDKIHMFDVDLDHGESWRESATYQPGGAAMVAELPLASIGLAICYDLRFPQLFRAQAMAGAQVLTAPAAFTRQTGEAHWHVLTRARAIENGAWMIAAAQGGLHQDGRETFGHSVIVDPWGGIAAEAEGDEPGIIVADIDTEASTKARAKIPNLRNGRDFAVEVAAAGATAARRAAAS, from the coding sequence GTGACCCGGTTCAAGGCAGCCGCGCTGCAGATGCGATCGGGCATGGACCCGGCGGAGAATGCGCGCGCCTTCGAGGCGATGGTGCGGGAGGCCGCCCGTCTAGGCGCGAGCTACGTGCAGTCACCGGAGATGACCGGAGCTTTGGTGCGCGACCGCGCGACCCTGCGAAAAATCATCCGCCCTCAGGAAGAGGACAGCCTGGCGGCGACGGCGCGGCGGCTTGCAGCGGAACTGGCGATCACGGTCCATCTCGGCTCGACGCCGATTGCGCTCGCCGACGGCAAGGTCGCCAACCGCGCCTTCCTGTTCGGCCCCGACGGCGCGCTCGTCGCCATCTACGACAAGATCCACATGTTCGACGTTGATCTCGACCATGGCGAGAGCTGGCGTGAATCGGCGACCTACCAGCCGGGCGGCGCGGCGATGGTTGCCGAACTTCCCTTGGCCAGCATCGGATTGGCGATCTGCTACGATCTGCGCTTTCCGCAGCTTTTCCGGGCGCAGGCCATGGCAGGGGCGCAGGTGCTGACCGCACCCGCCGCCTTCACCCGCCAGACCGGCGAGGCGCACTGGCACGTGCTGACGCGGGCGCGGGCGATCGAGAACGGCGCGTGGATGATTGCGGCGGCCCAGGGCGGCCTTCACCAAGACGGTCGCGAGACGTTCGGCCATTCGGTCATCGTCGATCCGTGGGGCGGTATCGCTGCGGAGGCGGAGGGCGATGAACCCGGCATCATTGTGGCCGACATCGATACGGAGGCCTCGACCAAGGCGCGCGCCAAGATCCCCAATCTGCGCAACGGGCGCGACTTCGCGGTCGAGGTGGCGGCCGCCGGCGCCACAGCGGCGCGACGGGCTGCCGCTTCATGA
- the grxC gene encoding glutaredoxin 3 codes for MTDVTIYTRAFCGYCTAAKRLLDRKGVSYTEHDASFSPELRSEMMTRSGRTTFPQIFVGEVHVGGCDELHALEASGRLDALLAGGAAA; via the coding sequence CACGATCTACACCCGCGCTTTCTGCGGCTATTGCACGGCTGCCAAGCGGCTGCTCGACCGCAAGGGCGTGTCGTACACGGAACACGATGCAAGTTTTTCGCCCGAGTTGCGCAGCGAAATGATGACCCGTTCCGGACGCACCACCTTCCCGCAGATCTTCGTCGGCGAGGTTCATGTCGGCGGTTGCGACGAGTTGCACGCACTTGAAGCGAGCGGGCGGCTTGACGCGCTGCTTGCCGGCGGCGCGGCCGCGTGA
- the ubiG gene encoding bifunctional 2-polyprenyl-6-hydroxyphenol methylase/3-demethylubiquinol 3-O-methyltransferase UbiG translates to MPETRATTIDAREIEHFSALAAEWWDPKGKFRPLHKFNPVRLAYIRDQVANRFGRDPRSSRPFQGLRILDIGCGGGLLCEPMARLGADVVGADASETNIEVARLHAAESGLKIDYRAATAEELADAGERFDIILNMEVVEHVADMNLFIAKCAEMVKPGGIMFVATINRTLKALGLAIFGAEYVLRWLPRGTHQFNKLVRPEELTRALGSAGMNVIDRTGVVYSPLGDRWQRSRDMDVNYMLLADKPAND, encoded by the coding sequence ATGCCCGAGACCCGAGCCACGACGATCGATGCCCGCGAGATCGAGCATTTTTCCGCGCTTGCTGCGGAATGGTGGGACCCGAAGGGCAAGTTCCGCCCGCTGCACAAGTTCAATCCCGTGCGGCTGGCCTATATCCGCGACCAGGTGGCGAACCGCTTCGGGCGCGACCCGCGCTCATCGCGGCCCTTCCAGGGGCTGCGAATCCTCGACATCGGCTGCGGAGGCGGGCTGCTGTGCGAACCCATGGCCCGGCTCGGGGCCGACGTCGTCGGGGCCGATGCATCCGAGACCAATATCGAGGTCGCCCGGCTGCATGCCGCCGAGAGCGGCCTCAAGATCGACTACCGCGCTGCGACCGCCGAGGAACTGGCCGACGCCGGCGAACGGTTCGATATCATCCTCAACATGGAGGTGGTCGAACACGTCGCCGACATGAACCTCTTCATCGCCAAATGCGCCGAGATGGTGAAGCCGGGCGGGATCATGTTTGTCGCCACCATCAACCGCACGCTGAAGGCGCTCGGACTGGCGATCTTCGGAGCCGAATACGTCCTGCGTTGGCTGCCGCGCGGCACCCACCAGTTCAACAAGCTGGTGCGCCCGGAAGAGCTGACGCGGGCACTGGGTTCGGCCGGCATGAACGTCATCGACCGTACCGGCGTGGTCTACAGCCCGCTGGGCGATCGCTGGCAGCGCTCGCGCGACATGGACGTCAACTACATGCTATTGGCCGACAAGCCCGCCAACGACTGA
- a CDS encoding DUF1178 family protein, translating to MIRFSLHCDDGHEFEAWFRGNADYEAQAARGLVACPSCGSAKVGKSLMAPAVATGRSREKVALAASPEQKKAMAQLRKLAAKMRENADYVGDKFADEARKIHFGETEARGIYGEATGEEVKGLLDDGVDFMPIPDLPDDKN from the coding sequence ATGATCCGCTTTTCGCTGCATTGCGATGACGGGCACGAGTTCGAGGCCTGGTTCCGCGGCAATGCCGACTACGAGGCACAGGCCGCGCGCGGCCTCGTCGCCTGCCCTTCCTGTGGTTCGGCCAAGGTCGGCAAATCGCTGATGGCGCCGGCGGTGGCGACCGGCCGTTCACGCGAGAAGGTGGCGCTTGCCGCCAGCCCCGAACAGAAAAAGGCGATGGCGCAGTTGCGCAAGCTCGCCGCCAAGATGCGCGAGAACGCCGACTATGTCGGCGACAAGTTCGCTGACGAGGCGCGCAAGATACACTTCGGCGAGACCGAGGCGCGCGGCATCTATGGCGAGGCGACCGGCGAGGAAGTCAAGGGCCTGCTCGACGACGGCGTCGATTTCATGCCGATCCCCGACCTGCCCGACGACAAGAACTGA